Proteins encoded by one window of Kribbella italica:
- the pheS gene encoding phenylalanine--tRNA ligase subunit alpha has product MSGPNKNYDPVEVTPLHADEVERTRDEAVSAFLHAVDLAGLQEAKLAHLGERSPIALANREIGALPPQGRKEAGQRIGSARKAINDAYAGRLTVLEAEHEERMLATEQVDVTLPWTGPQPGARHPLSLISEQVADVFTALGWDVAEGPEVEAEWLNFDALNFQPDHPARQMQDTFFVEPAGSGTVLRTHTSPVQARSMLTRKPPIYVICPGRVFRTDELDATHTPVFYQVEGLVVDEGITLAHLKGTLDHFVVSMFGEGLEARLRPNFFPFTEPSAEVDLKCFVCRGASVGNPDRPCRTCGSEGWIEWGGCGVVNPRVLQACGIDPERYSGFAFGMGLERTLMFRNGVEDMRDMVEGDVRFSRQFGMEI; this is encoded by the coding sequence ATGTCCGGTCCCAACAAGAACTACGACCCCGTCGAGGTGACTCCGTTGCACGCCGACGAGGTCGAACGGACGCGGGACGAGGCCGTGTCCGCTTTCCTTCACGCCGTGGACCTTGCCGGGTTGCAGGAAGCCAAGCTGGCCCACCTCGGCGAGCGGTCGCCGATCGCACTGGCCAACCGCGAGATCGGCGCGCTGCCGCCGCAGGGCCGCAAGGAGGCCGGCCAGCGGATCGGCTCGGCCCGCAAGGCGATCAACGACGCGTACGCCGGCCGCCTGACCGTGCTCGAGGCCGAGCACGAGGAGCGGATGCTGGCCACCGAGCAGGTCGACGTGACGCTGCCGTGGACCGGCCCGCAGCCCGGTGCGCGGCACCCGCTGTCGCTGATCTCCGAGCAGGTCGCCGACGTCTTCACCGCGCTCGGCTGGGACGTCGCCGAAGGTCCCGAGGTCGAGGCCGAGTGGCTGAACTTCGACGCCCTGAACTTCCAGCCCGACCACCCGGCGCGGCAGATGCAGGACACCTTCTTCGTCGAGCCGGCCGGCTCCGGGACGGTCCTGCGGACCCACACCTCGCCGGTGCAGGCCCGCTCGATGCTGACCCGCAAGCCCCCGATCTACGTGATCTGCCCGGGCCGCGTGTTCCGCACCGACGAGCTCGACGCGACGCACACGCCGGTCTTCTACCAGGTCGAGGGCCTGGTGGTGGACGAGGGCATCACGCTCGCGCACCTCAAGGGCACGCTGGACCACTTCGTCGTGTCGATGTTCGGCGAGGGCCTGGAGGCGCGGCTGCGGCCGAACTTCTTTCCCTTCACCGAGCCGTCGGCCGAGGTCGATCTCAAGTGCTTCGTCTGCCGCGGCGCCTCCGTCGGCAACCCCGATCGCCCGTGCCGCACCTGCGGCAGCGAGGGCTGGATCGAGTGGGGCGGCTGCGGCGTGGTCAACCCGCGGGTCCTGCAGGCCTGCGGCATCGACCCCGAGCGGTACTCGGGGTTCGCGTTCGGGATGGGCCTGGAGCGGACGCTGATGTTCCGCAACGGGGTGGAGGACATGCGGGACATGGTCGAGGGTGACGTGCGGTTCAGCCGCCAGTTCGGGATGGAGATCTGA
- a CDS encoding gamma-glutamyltransferase: MAAPNRTAAEAGVRLAAEGGNAVDAAIAATLVTMVNEIGVVSPASGGFVTLQVAGGEPVTIDGWVEMPGRGLPEDRFGRGIWDVTTDYGGGTTTTVGHGSVATPGGMKALDLAHRRSGKAPWNEVVKPAIEVARQGFTLSRTSGYYLGYTHDIIFGWHQPSHGVVHDDEGQVIKAGTTVVIPELAEALELIAEAGAETMYTGELARLLVHDMQTNDGILTAEDLAAYEAIVRPALVVKQNGWSLATNPPPAVGGVAVAAMLALLDGVPAQGAWNPAELERLVEVQHAVFGRRLAELDEEDVRRLEGQKLLDLASAGDLRALTSPSTATVSVVDDEGDACAITVSSGYGSGVMTPGTGIWLNNALGEQELLAGGPHSLAPGTRLTSNMAPSVARRASDGAVLAISSPGSDRIPTAIAQTYALYTHGGLSLEEAVEHPRLHVRVRADVVVDHEDDLELTAATTSLPLRPMPPHSMYFGGVAAAFWSPDTGLQAVGDPRRTGATAVSNP, encoded by the coding sequence GTGGCTGCGCCCAACCGGACGGCGGCTGAGGCGGGCGTGCGGTTGGCGGCGGAGGGCGGTAACGCGGTGGATGCCGCGATCGCCGCGACGCTGGTCACGATGGTGAACGAGATCGGGGTGGTCTCGCCGGCCTCGGGTGGGTTCGTCACGTTGCAGGTGGCCGGTGGTGAGCCGGTCACCATCGACGGCTGGGTGGAGATGCCGGGCCGCGGGCTGCCCGAGGACCGGTTCGGGCGTGGGATCTGGGACGTGACCACCGACTACGGCGGCGGTACGACGACCACGGTCGGGCACGGTTCGGTCGCGACGCCGGGCGGCATGAAGGCGCTCGACCTCGCGCACCGCCGTTCCGGCAAGGCGCCGTGGAACGAGGTCGTGAAGCCCGCGATCGAGGTCGCGCGGCAGGGCTTCACGCTGAGCCGCACCTCGGGGTACTACCTCGGCTACACCCACGACATCATCTTCGGTTGGCACCAGCCGAGCCACGGCGTCGTACACGACGACGAGGGCCAGGTGATCAAGGCCGGCACCACCGTCGTCATCCCCGAGCTGGCCGAGGCCCTGGAGCTGATCGCCGAGGCCGGCGCCGAGACCATGTACACCGGCGAGCTCGCCCGCCTGCTCGTGCACGACATGCAGACCAACGACGGCATCCTCACCGCCGAGGACCTCGCGGCGTACGAGGCGATCGTCCGGCCGGCGCTGGTCGTCAAGCAGAACGGCTGGAGCCTCGCGACCAATCCGCCGCCCGCCGTCGGCGGGGTCGCCGTCGCGGCGATGCTGGCGCTGCTCGACGGCGTACCGGCCCAGGGCGCCTGGAACCCGGCCGAGCTGGAGCGTCTGGTCGAGGTCCAGCATGCTGTGTTCGGCCGGCGCTTGGCCGAGCTCGACGAGGAGGACGTACGCCGCCTCGAAGGCCAGAAGCTGCTCGACCTTGCCTCGGCCGGCGACCTGCGCGCGCTCACTTCACCCAGTACGGCGACCGTCTCCGTCGTCGACGACGAGGGCGACGCCTGCGCGATCACGGTCTCGTCCGGGTATGGCTCCGGGGTGATGACGCCCGGCACCGGCATCTGGCTCAACAACGCCCTCGGCGAGCAGGAGCTGCTGGCCGGCGGCCCGCACAGCCTCGCCCCCGGCACCCGCCTCACCTCGAACATGGCCCCCAGCGTCGCCCGCCGCGCCAGCGACGGCGCGGTCCTCGCCATCAGCTCCCCAGGCTCGGACCGGATCCCCACCGCGATCGCCCAGACCTACGCCCTCTACACCCACGGCGGCCTGTCCCTGGAGGAAGCCGTCGAACACCCCCGCCTCCACGTCCGAGTCCGCGCGGACGTCGTAGTCGACCACGAGGACGACCTAGAACTCACCGCCGCAACCACCAGCCTCCCTCTCCGCCCCATGCCACCCCACTCCATGTACTTCGGTGGCGTAGCCGCCGCCTTCTGGTCCCCCGACACCGGCCTACAAGCAGTCGGCGACCCCCGCCGCACCGGAGCAACCGCAGTCTCCAACCCCTGA
- a CDS encoding MFS transporter — MTSTSFESSQTGHPRRWWILLILCLSVMVLVVDNTVLNLAIPSLMRDLSATPADVQWIIDAYILAFAGLLLTAGSLSDRYGRRRMLVVGLVVFGLASLLATLATNPWQLIACRGLMGVGGSLLMPSTLSLLFTVFPPEEQRKAMAAWSTVAMVGVVGGPTIGGVLLEHFWWGSIFLINVPIAVLAIIGTLVLIPESKGPARAVDPVGALLSVVGMSAVVWAIISIPADGLGSGRVLGGLAIGVLGLVAFALWERRTPHPMVPLQLFKDRNFSGTSLSIVLLSFTAGGLLLALTQYLQFVLAYSPLKAGLALIPYAVSAMLFNGVGATLGKKFADRTLIATGLVVIAAGFGILTQVTMDTGYGVLIAGLMVMGIGGGLAGPAAYTLLMQAVPAEHRGVGSAMNDTVQQTGAALSVAVLGSVLAAAYSAALPDSVPARDSIADTLALGPEFVQVAREAFTDAMSIAMTAGLVGAAAGALVALFVLPRRSAVPEPEAGQDDAGDEQGPGPDHDRVVAAE; from the coding sequence GTGACTAGTACATCGTTCGAGTCGAGCCAGACGGGGCATCCCCGGCGCTGGTGGATCCTGCTGATTCTGTGTCTGAGCGTGATGGTGCTGGTGGTCGACAACACCGTCCTCAACCTGGCCATCCCGTCGCTGATGCGCGACCTGTCCGCCACCCCGGCCGACGTGCAGTGGATCATCGACGCCTACATCCTGGCGTTCGCCGGTCTGCTGCTGACCGCCGGAAGCCTGTCCGACCGGTACGGCCGGCGCCGGATGCTGGTCGTCGGGCTGGTCGTGTTCGGCCTGGCGTCCCTGCTGGCGACCCTGGCCACGAACCCGTGGCAACTGATCGCCTGCCGCGGGCTGATGGGCGTCGGCGGCTCGCTGCTGATGCCGAGCACGCTGTCGTTGCTGTTCACCGTCTTCCCGCCGGAGGAGCAGCGCAAGGCGATGGCCGCCTGGTCCACCGTCGCGATGGTCGGGGTGGTCGGCGGTCCGACCATCGGCGGCGTCCTGCTCGAGCACTTCTGGTGGGGCTCGATCTTCCTGATCAACGTGCCGATCGCGGTGCTGGCGATCATCGGGACGCTCGTGCTGATCCCGGAGTCGAAGGGACCCGCGCGGGCTGTCGATCCAGTGGGCGCGTTGCTGTCGGTCGTCGGAATGTCCGCGGTGGTCTGGGCGATCATCTCGATCCCCGCCGACGGTCTCGGCTCGGGCCGGGTGCTCGGCGGCCTCGCGATCGGCGTGCTCGGACTGGTCGCTTTCGCCCTGTGGGAACGCCGTACGCCGCACCCGATGGTCCCGCTGCAGCTCTTCAAGGACCGCAACTTCAGCGGGACCAGCCTGTCGATCGTGCTGCTGTCGTTCACCGCGGGCGGGCTGCTGCTCGCGCTGACGCAGTACCTGCAGTTCGTGCTGGCCTACAGCCCGCTCAAGGCCGGCCTCGCCCTCATTCCGTACGCCGTGTCCGCGATGCTCTTCAACGGGGTCGGTGCGACGCTGGGCAAGAAGTTCGCCGACCGCACGCTGATCGCGACCGGCCTGGTCGTCATCGCCGCCGGCTTCGGGATCCTGACCCAGGTCACGATGGACACCGGGTACGGGGTGCTGATCGCCGGCCTGATGGTGATGGGCATCGGCGGCGGCCTGGCCGGCCCGGCGGCGTACACGCTGCTGATGCAGGCCGTCCCCGCCGAGCACCGCGGGGTCGGCTCAGCGATGAACGACACCGTTCAGCAGACCGGCGCCGCGCTGTCGGTCGCCGTACTGGGCAGTGTGCTGGCGGCGGCGTACTCGGCGGCTCTGCCGGACTCGGTGCCTGCCCGCGACTCCATCGCCGACACCCTGGCCCTGGGTCCGGAGTTCGTCCAGGTGGCCCGCGAGGCGTTCACCGACGCGATGTCGATCGCGATGACGGCCGGTCTGGTCGGCGCGGCCGCCGGTGCGTTGGTCGCGCTGTTCGTCCTGCCGCGCCGGTCAGCCGTTCCCGAGCCAGAAGCGGGTCAGGATGATGCCGGTGACGAACAGGGCCCAGGCCCCGATCACGACCGCGTGGTAGCCGCTGAGTGA
- a CDS encoding PQQ-binding-like beta-propeller repeat protein, with translation MHQRFAPSAVLVAVALILTLTANPGPSAAAAPPPPAAVTVENLGPASAVTSTSVAEQVGDRIWTATSGVSPVQVGAFDPATRTIDRKIALPTGAGAWAMTHLGTDLYIGLYTPGDVYKIDTVTGALTKVARFGSFIWSIAATPDGRIVAGTYPDGGVHEYDPATGATRSYGAAFPGEQYVRSIAADETTIYAGVGTKAHLVAIDRASGERRDILPARYADRTFVATLALAGGKLAAGLSPTGTMLVFDTANLAEPVEVQPPGGDQYVTAITVDEPTGDVYLGTRPSGTLYRSRGGELQRLGSPYDGAYFNRIFVDGSTIRAELTSEVVTFDEATGTFSGTDLGAAGLPPAPEQAMGIAATRDTVLVSGKAGIQVHALKAGTNRRVFLPGEAKTLTPVGRDVHLGVYTLARLWAMKPDGTGLHEYGRIENEQTRPTDEAYDERTRTLLISTEPDYGKYDGTLTEQQLGTGRREVHRGVVPHQSVRSVGADDGIAYLGGATRNSLGTTPLLPEATIVAFDLRRNRTLWEVAAVAGAQTFSDVVPFRGRLYATTDDGRLAVLDQRTGKVLSTQTIGAGQSRLAIARGRLFGADNKRVFEVRPGRVPAVSTVVDGLDAQIYSYPLITASHSGDALYTIKGRDLIRITNPAGAHR, from the coding sequence GTGCACCAGCGTTTCGCACCATCGGCGGTCCTCGTCGCCGTCGCCCTGATCCTCACCCTCACCGCGAACCCCGGCCCGAGCGCGGCCGCCGCACCGCCCCCACCGGCCGCAGTCACGGTGGAGAACCTCGGCCCGGCCTCCGCGGTCACCTCGACCAGCGTCGCCGAGCAGGTCGGCGACCGGATCTGGACCGCGACCTCCGGGGTCTCCCCCGTCCAGGTCGGCGCGTTCGACCCAGCCACCCGCACGATCGATCGCAAGATCGCGCTGCCCACCGGCGCCGGCGCCTGGGCGATGACCCATCTCGGCACCGACCTCTACATCGGCCTCTACACGCCGGGTGACGTCTACAAGATCGACACCGTCACGGGCGCCCTGACGAAGGTCGCGCGGTTCGGCTCGTTCATCTGGTCGATCGCGGCCACTCCGGACGGCCGGATCGTCGCCGGCACCTACCCGGACGGTGGCGTGCACGAGTACGACCCGGCCACCGGCGCCACCCGCTCGTACGGCGCTGCCTTCCCCGGCGAGCAGTACGTGCGCAGCATCGCGGCCGACGAGACCACCATCTACGCGGGCGTCGGCACCAAGGCCCACCTGGTCGCGATCGACCGGGCCAGCGGCGAGCGCCGCGACATCCTGCCCGCCCGGTACGCCGACCGGACGTTCGTCGCCACTCTCGCGCTGGCCGGCGGCAAGCTGGCCGCGGGCCTGTCCCCGACCGGGACGATGCTGGTGTTCGACACCGCGAACCTGGCCGAGCCGGTCGAGGTGCAGCCTCCGGGCGGCGACCAGTACGTCACCGCGATCACCGTCGACGAACCCACCGGGGACGTGTACCTGGGCACCCGCCCGTCCGGCACGCTCTACCGCAGCCGGGGCGGCGAGCTGCAGCGGCTCGGTTCGCCGTACGACGGCGCGTACTTCAACCGGATCTTCGTCGACGGCTCCACGATCCGGGCCGAGCTGACCAGCGAGGTCGTCACCTTCGACGAGGCGACCGGCACCTTCAGCGGCACCGATCTCGGCGCCGCAGGGCTCCCACCCGCGCCGGAGCAGGCGATGGGCATCGCCGCGACGCGGGACACGGTGCTGGTCAGCGGCAAGGCGGGGATCCAGGTGCACGCCTTGAAGGCGGGCACGAACCGCCGGGTCTTCCTGCCGGGCGAGGCCAAGACCCTCACGCCGGTCGGGCGCGACGTCCACCTCGGCGTCTACACGCTGGCCCGGCTCTGGGCGATGAAACCCGACGGCACCGGGCTGCACGAGTACGGCCGGATCGAGAACGAGCAGACCCGCCCGACCGACGAGGCCTACGACGAGCGGACGCGGACGCTGCTGATCTCGACCGAGCCCGACTACGGCAAGTACGACGGAACGCTGACCGAGCAGCAGCTCGGGACCGGGCGGCGCGAGGTGCACCGCGGCGTCGTACCGCATCAGTCGGTCCGGTCGGTCGGCGCCGACGACGGCATCGCCTACCTCGGAGGTGCGACCCGCAACAGCCTCGGCACCACCCCGCTGTTGCCGGAAGCAACGATTGTCGCCTTCGACCTGCGCCGTAACCGGACGCTGTGGGAGGTCGCGGCGGTCGCTGGCGCGCAGACGTTCAGCGATGTGGTCCCGTTCCGCGGACGCCTCTACGCCACCACCGACGACGGGCGGCTCGCCGTACTCGACCAACGCACGGGCAAGGTGCTCAGCACGCAGACGATCGGCGCCGGCCAGAGCCGGTTGGCGATCGCCCGCGGCCGGCTGTTCGGTGCGGACAACAAACGCGTCTTCGAAGTCAGGCCGGGACGCGTGCCGGCCGTGAGCACGGTCGTCGACGGACTGGACGCCCAGATCTACAGCTACCCACTGATCACGGCCTCCCACTCCGGCGACGCCCTCTACACGATCAAGGGCCGCGACCTGATCCGCATCACCAACCCGGCGGGAGCCCACCGATGA
- a CDS encoding TetR/AcrR family transcriptional regulator C-terminal domain-containing protein, with protein MESIWTRQRTASPARETLSRDQIVKATMELLDAEGLAGLSMRKLAARLDSGATSLYWHVQTKDDLIDLVIDQVYGEVDVPDAELAGWRGGALLLAHSLRAVILRHGWLPEVIYIRPSIGPNAVVMGSRGLALFTAAGFTGRDIDYAMNAVLSFVFGNVSPHATWQATVRRSGYSVEELNREILAEVAQLPAMDPMMHESVQRRRVVDMDQLLNESFSYGLDSLLDGLEKRLST; from the coding sequence ATGGAATCGATCTGGACCCGGCAGCGGACCGCCTCCCCGGCCCGGGAGACACTGAGCCGCGACCAGATCGTGAAAGCGACGATGGAACTGCTCGACGCCGAAGGTCTGGCCGGGCTGAGCATGCGCAAGCTGGCTGCCCGCCTCGACTCCGGCGCGACCAGCCTGTACTGGCACGTGCAGACCAAGGACGACCTGATCGATCTGGTGATCGACCAGGTGTACGGCGAGGTCGACGTTCCCGACGCCGAACTGGCCGGCTGGCGGGGCGGCGCACTGCTGCTGGCGCACAGCCTGCGGGCTGTCATCCTGCGGCACGGTTGGCTGCCCGAGGTGATCTACATCCGCCCGAGCATCGGGCCGAACGCGGTGGTGATGGGGTCACGCGGTCTGGCCCTGTTCACCGCCGCCGGGTTCACCGGCCGCGACATCGACTACGCGATGAACGCCGTCCTGTCGTTCGTCTTCGGCAACGTGAGCCCGCACGCCACCTGGCAGGCGACGGTACGACGGTCGGGCTACTCGGTCGAGGAGCTGAACCGCGAGATCCTCGCCGAGGTCGCCCAGCTCCCCGCGATGGACCCGATGATGCACGAGTCGGTCCAGCGGCGCCGGGTGGTCGACATGGACCAACTCCTGAACGAGTCCTTCTCCTACGGCCTCGACAGCCTCCTGGACGGCCTGGAGAAACGCCTCAGCACCTAG
- a CDS encoding vitamin K epoxide reductase family protein, protein MTNADLTASATEASPETGDPATGLKWLLAVGGAIGFLAAFVLTVEKFHLLTDPNYTPSCSINSVLSCGSVMVTPQASIFGFPNSLLGIGGFAIVTTLGVLLLSGVRFPRWIWLGLQVGVSAAAVLIHWLAYQSIYTIGALCPYCMVVWAVTIPMFWYVTLHNFRDSRWVRSLSGYHAVVIGAWALFVTGIILTRFWLGNG, encoded by the coding sequence ATGACGAACGCGGACCTCACCGCTTCAGCGACCGAGGCCAGTCCAGAGACCGGTGACCCCGCCACCGGCCTGAAGTGGCTGCTGGCCGTTGGCGGGGCGATCGGCTTCCTGGCGGCGTTCGTGCTGACGGTGGAGAAGTTCCACCTGCTCACCGACCCGAACTACACGCCGAGCTGCAGCATCAACTCGGTGCTGTCGTGCGGCTCGGTGATGGTGACACCGCAGGCCTCCATCTTCGGCTTCCCGAACTCGCTGCTCGGCATCGGCGGCTTCGCGATCGTCACCACCCTCGGCGTCCTCCTGCTCAGCGGGGTGCGGTTCCCGCGCTGGATCTGGCTCGGTCTGCAGGTCGGCGTCAGCGCGGCCGCCGTCCTGATCCACTGGCTGGCCTACCAGAGCATCTACACGATCGGCGCGCTCTGCCCGTACTGCATGGTCGTGTGGGCGGTGACGATCCCGATGTTCTGGTACGTCACCCTGCACAACTTCCGCGACTCCCGCTGGGTCCGCTCACTCAGCGGCTACCACGCGGTCGTGATCGGGGCCTGGGCCCTGTTCGTCACCGGCATCATCCTGACCCGCTTCTGGCTCGGGAACGGCTGA
- the pheT gene encoding phenylalanine--tRNA ligase subunit beta: MRVPLSWLREYVELPDDVTGRQVGEKLIRAGLEVETVVESDLTGPLVVGKVLTFEPEPQKNGKTIRWCSLDIGKDEPQWVVCGASNFEVGDLVVVVLPGAVLPGGFAIAARKTYGHVSAGMICSSAELGLGDDGTHGIVVLKPGEATPGDDAIDLLSLRDDVLDIAVTPDRGYCLSIRGVAREAATAYGVPLKDPAGLAVNGSGSGGYPVRVEDADGCSVFVTRTVTGIDPKAPSPRWLQQRLVASGMRPISIGVDVTNYVMLELGQPIHGYDKDRLSGDIVVRRATAGEKLMTLDDQTRELDTEDLLITDDSGPIGIAGVMGGASTEISESTTDVVIEAAHFDPIVIARASRRHKLSSEASRRFEREVDPALPRYAAQRVADLLAELAGGTILAEETLIDTHPAAPAVTFRADHAARVAGASITVEETLRHLRSVGCAVALAPADATPSAFAVSSAGAIASAFAVGSAGATVSGAVLGGLDPVLGGPDAARALSGSGSTGSSRGEAVADRGDGTSLPTSSINGTDLVLATPPSWRPDLRDPNDFAEEVIRLFGFDNVPSVLPPAPGGQGLTVSQRRRRRVATALVGAGLTEVVSYPFVGEADFDAMGLPADDVRRTTVKLVNPLSDEEPSMQTTLLPTLLRTAERNVGRGSTDLAIFQTSLVFTPRPDAKPAPLPAVAQRPTDAELKALYDALPEQPLHIGVVLTGARTPTGWWGKGQQVSWADAVQVARAIATSVGVEPAVRNVERAPWHPGRCAELTVAGPADARAGGDVAIGRVVIGYAGELHPKVCQAFGLPARSSAVELNLDALIAAGPATVTAQPFSSYPVAKEDVALIVAADVPAADVEAALSEGAGDLLESIRLFDVYTGEQIGEGKKSLAFALRFRAPDRTLKENEVADTRQAAVQVAVDRFNAVQRVG; this comes from the coding sequence ATGCGGGTCCCACTGTCGTGGCTTCGTGAGTACGTCGAGCTGCCGGACGACGTGACCGGCCGGCAGGTCGGCGAGAAGCTGATCCGGGCCGGGCTCGAGGTGGAGACCGTCGTCGAGTCCGACCTGACCGGTCCGCTGGTGGTCGGCAAGGTGCTGACCTTCGAGCCGGAGCCGCAGAAGAACGGCAAGACCATCCGCTGGTGCTCGCTCGACATCGGCAAGGACGAGCCGCAGTGGGTCGTCTGCGGGGCGAGCAACTTCGAGGTCGGCGACCTGGTCGTCGTCGTGCTGCCCGGCGCGGTGCTGCCGGGCGGGTTCGCGATCGCGGCCCGCAAGACCTACGGCCACGTCTCGGCCGGGATGATCTGCTCGAGCGCCGAGCTCGGGCTGGGCGACGACGGCACGCACGGCATCGTGGTGCTGAAGCCGGGCGAGGCGACGCCGGGCGACGACGCGATCGACCTGCTCTCGCTGCGCGACGACGTACTGGACATCGCGGTCACGCCGGATCGTGGGTACTGCTTGTCCATCCGCGGGGTGGCCCGCGAGGCTGCGACGGCGTACGGGGTGCCGCTGAAGGATCCGGCCGGGCTGGCGGTCAACGGTTCGGGCTCCGGCGGGTATCCGGTGCGCGTCGAGGACGCCGACGGGTGCAGCGTGTTCGTGACCCGGACGGTGACCGGCATCGACCCGAAGGCGCCGTCGCCGCGCTGGCTGCAGCAGCGGCTGGTCGCGTCGGGGATGCGGCCGATCTCGATCGGCGTCGACGTCACCAACTACGTGATGCTCGAGCTGGGCCAGCCGATCCACGGGTACGACAAGGACCGGCTGAGCGGCGACATCGTCGTCCGGCGCGCGACGGCCGGCGAGAAGCTGATGACGCTCGACGACCAGACGCGTGAGCTGGACACCGAGGACCTGCTGATCACCGACGACTCCGGCCCGATCGGCATCGCCGGCGTGATGGGCGGCGCCTCGACCGAGATCTCCGAGTCGACCACCGACGTGGTGATCGAGGCGGCGCACTTCGACCCGATCGTGATCGCGCGCGCCTCGCGGCGGCACAAGCTGTCGTCGGAGGCGTCGCGCCGCTTCGAGCGCGAGGTCGACCCGGCGCTCCCGCGGTACGCCGCGCAGCGGGTCGCCGACCTGCTGGCGGAGCTCGCCGGCGGGACGATCCTGGCCGAGGAGACCTTGATCGACACGCATCCGGCGGCCCCGGCGGTGACCTTCCGGGCGGACCACGCGGCGCGGGTTGCTGGTGCGTCGATCACGGTGGAGGAGACGCTGCGGCACCTGCGGTCGGTGGGTTGCGCGGTCGCTCTCGCGCCCGCCGACGCGACCCCGTCGGCGTTCGCCGTCAGCTCGGCGGGCGCGATCGCGTCGGCGTTCGCCGTCGGCTCGGCGGGCGCGACGGTGTCCGGCGCCGTTCTCGGCGGACTCGACCCCGTTCTCGGCGGACCCGACGCCGCGCGTGCCCTGTCGGGCTCCGGCTCCACCGGGTCGTCGCGCGGCGAAGCCGTCGCGGATCGGGGCGACGGCACCTCTCTCCCCACCTCATCCATCAACGGCACCGACCTGGTGCTGGCGACCCCGCCGTCGTGGCGGCCCGACTTGCGCGACCCCAACGACTTCGCCGAGGAAGTCATTCGGCTGTTCGGGTTCGACAACGTGCCGTCGGTGTTGCCGCCCGCTCCTGGTGGGCAGGGGCTGACGGTGTCGCAGCGTCGGCGTCGCCGGGTCGCCACCGCGCTGGTGGGTGCTGGGCTGACCGAGGTCGTGTCGTACCCGTTCGTGGGGGAGGCCGATTTCGACGCGATGGGGCTGCCGGCGGACGACGTACGCCGTACGACGGTGAAGCTGGTCAACCCGTTGTCCGACGAGGAGCCGTCGATGCAGACGACGCTCCTGCCGACGCTGCTGCGGACCGCCGAACGCAACGTCGGTCGCGGTTCGACCGACCTGGCGATCTTCCAGACCAGCCTCGTCTTCACCCCGCGCCCGGACGCCAAGCCGGCGCCACTGCCGGCCGTCGCGCAGCGTCCGACCGACGCCGAGCTCAAGGCCCTGTACGACGCGCTGCCCGAGCAGCCGCTGCACATCGGCGTCGTGCTCACCGGTGCGCGGACGCCCACCGGCTGGTGGGGCAAGGGCCAGCAGGTCAGCTGGGCCGACGCCGTCCAGGTCGCGCGCGCGATCGCGACGTCGGTCGGCGTCGAGCCGGCCGTTCGCAACGTAGAGCGCGCGCCGTGGCACCCGGGGCGCTGTGCTGAGTTGACGGTCGCCGGCCCGGCCGATGCTCGCGCGGGAGGCGACGTCGCGATCGGTCGCGTTGTCATCGGGTACGCAGGTGAGTTGCATCCGAAGGTGTGTCAGGCGTTCGGCCTGCCGGCGCGTTCGAGTGCGGTCGAGCTGAACCTCGACGCGCTGATCGCGGCCGGTCCGGCCACGGTCACGGCGCAGCCGTTCTCGTCGTACCCGGTGGCCAAGGAGGACGTGGCGCTGATCGTCGCGGCCGACGTACCGGCCGCCGACGTCGAGGCCGCGCTGTCCGAGGGCGCCGGCGACCTGCTGGAGTCGATCCGGCTGTTCGACGTCTACACCGGCGAGCAGATCGGCGAGGGCAAGAAGTCCCTCGCCTTCGCGCTCCGCTTCCGCGCACCGGACCGGACCCTCAAGGAGAACGAGGTCGCCGACACCCGCCAGGCCGCCGTCCAGGTCGCCGTCGACCGCTTCAATGCGGTCCAGCGCGTCGGCTGA